A genomic segment from Spirochaetota bacterium encodes:
- a CDS encoding pyridoxal-phosphate dependent enzyme, producing the protein MFWNGIINHYRDLIDVITDKTPVITLLEGNTPLIRAVNLGKELGIDLFIKYEGLNPTGSFKDRGMTVAISKAVEKGVKATICASTG; encoded by the coding sequence ATGTTCTGGAATGGTATAATCAACCACTATAGGGATTTAATAGACGTGATAACTGATAAAACACCGGTTATAACTCTTCTTGAGGGTAATACTCCACTCATAAGGGCTGTTAATCTTGGGAAAGAGTTAGGTATTGACCTTTTCATAAAGTATGAGGGGCTTAACCCAACGGGCTCTTTTAAGGACAGAGGGATGACGGTTGCGATATCAAAGGCTGTTGAAAAGGGGGTTAAGGCTACGATATGTGCTTCTACAGGTAA